One window of the Candidatus Zixiibacteriota bacterium genome contains the following:
- the pnp gene encoding polynucleotide phosphorylase/polyadenylase (Evidence 2a : Function from experimental evidences in other organisms; PubMedId : 2432069, 3005122, 6382163, 9008164, 9298646; Product type e : enzyme): MVHSVELDLGGKRLSLETGKIALQSNGAVMVRLGDTVVLSAVCASDKPIVGQDFFPLTVDYREKSYAAGKIPGGFFKREGRPSEKEILSMRIIDRPIRPLFPEGFKNEVQCHNLVLSADQENDADILGVIGTSAALTISDIAFATTIAAVRVGRIDGQLVVNPGFKQLEESDISLTLAGSKESITMVEGGGREISEAEMVEALAFGHEHIKNIVGKIEELQRLAGRPKASYTPVLPDETLKNKVIEMVRSRLNEYNRVADKDERRKKKGELRDEVLQSLAEEFPESENTIKAVIDETDAEVMRKMIVEENRRIDGRGPDDIRQITCEVGVLPRTHGSALFTRGQTQALVVMTLGTKIDEQRVDDLEGESTKSYMLHYNFPPFATGEVRPIRGVSRREVGHGALAERALQPVIPVEEKFPYTIRIVSDIMESNGSSSMASVCGGSLALMDGGVPTKSAVAGVAMGLIKEGDKVIVLTDILGDEDHFGDMDFKVAGTAKGITAFQMDIKMTGIDLATMGEALEKARKARLFILDKMNAVISKSREEISNYAPRIITLKIKVDKIGEVIGPGGKMIRSIIEATGAKIDIDDDGTVLIASVDGEAGQKALEMVQAIVEEPEIGKIYSGKVRRITNFGAFVEILPGTDGLLHISEIDSSHVARVEDFLKVGDTVEVKVINIDPEGKIRLSRKALVKHH; the protein is encoded by the coding sequence ATGGTACATAGCGTAGAATTGGATTTGGGCGGAAAAAGACTGTCTCTGGAAACCGGCAAGATTGCATTACAGTCAAATGGTGCCGTCATGGTAAGATTAGGTGATACCGTGGTGCTCTCCGCGGTATGCGCTTCGGACAAGCCGATCGTGGGTCAGGATTTCTTCCCCCTCACGGTCGATTACAGAGAAAAGAGCTATGCCGCGGGAAAGATTCCCGGCGGCTTTTTCAAGCGGGAAGGGCGTCCTTCGGAGAAAGAAATATTATCGATGCGCATCATCGATCGGCCGATTCGCCCCCTGTTTCCGGAAGGATTTAAAAACGAAGTTCAGTGTCATAATCTCGTTCTTTCGGCCGATCAGGAAAACGACGCCGATATCCTCGGTGTTATCGGAACTTCGGCGGCTCTGACAATCTCTGATATTGCCTTCGCGACCACGATTGCGGCCGTCCGAGTCGGACGAATTGATGGGCAGTTGGTTGTCAACCCCGGTTTCAAGCAATTGGAGGAATCCGACATCAGCCTCACTCTGGCCGGATCCAAAGAATCAATCACCATGGTTGAAGGCGGCGGCCGGGAGATTTCTGAAGCGGAAATGGTTGAGGCCCTGGCTTTCGGTCATGAACATATCAAAAATATCGTCGGCAAAATCGAGGAACTACAGCGCCTGGCCGGACGGCCCAAGGCATCATATACACCCGTCCTGCCCGATGAAACTTTGAAAAACAAAGTGATCGAAATGGTTCGCAGCCGCCTNAATGAATACAATCGTGTCGCCGATAAGGATGAGCGGCGCAAGAAAAAGGGCGAATTGAGAGACGAGGTCCTTCAATCCTTGGCCGAGGAATTCCCCGAATCTGAAAATACTATCAAGGCAGTCATTGACGAAACCGATGCTGAAGTCATGAGAAAGATGATCGTCGAGGAAAATCGTCGCATCGATGGCCGCGGACCGGATGACATCCGCCAGATTACGTGCGAAGTCGGGGTGCTTCCGAGAACTCACGGTTCGGCCTTATTCACCCGCGGTCAAACCCAGGCCCTGGTGGTAATGACACTGGGAACCAAAATAGATGAACAAAGGGTTGATGATCTTGAGGGGGAATCGACCAAGAGCTACATGTTGCACTATAATTTTCCGCCTTTCGCCACGGGCGAGGTGCGCCCCATACGGGGAGTCAGCCGGCGCGAGGTTGGTCACGGAGCCCTTGCCGAACGGGCCCTCCAGCCGGTCATCCCGGTCGAAGAGAAGTTTCCTTATACCATCCGAATTGTCTCCGACATCATGGAGTCCAACGGATCGTCCTCAATGGCTTCGGTCTGCGGCGGTTCTCTGGCCCTGATGGACGGCGGTGTGCCCACGAAATCGGCCGTGGCCGGGGTGGCCATGGGACTGATTAAAGAAGGGGATAAGGTCATCGTTTTGACCGATATTCTTGGCGACGAAGATCATTTCGGCGATATGGATTTCAAAGTGGCCGGGACGGCTAAAGGGATAACCGCTTTTCAGATGGATATCAAAATGACCGGCATCGATCTGGCCACGATGGGCGAAGCCCTGGAAAAGGCTCGGAAGGCCCGCCTGTTCATTCTGGACAAAATGAATGCGGTGATTTCCAAGAGCCGCGAGGAAATTTCCAATTATGCTCCGCGAATTATTACTCTGAAGATCAAAGTTGATAAGATTGGCGAGGTAATTGGCCCAGGCGGCAAGATGATTCGCTCCATTATCGAAGCCACCGGCGCCAAGATTGATATTGATGATGATGGTACGGTATTGATTGCCTCTGTTGACGGTGAAGCCGGGCAGAAGGCGCTGGAAATGGTTCAAGCGATTGTCGAAGAACCGGAGATCGGAAAAATATACTCCGGAAAGGTACGTCGAATAACCAATTTCGGGGCATTCGTGGAAATACTGCCTGGGACCGACGGTCTTCTGCATATTTCGGAAATTGACTCAAGCCACGTGGCGCGGGTCGAAGATTTTCTGAAAGTCGGAGATACCGTGGAGGTCAAGGTCATCAATATTGATCCGGAAGGAAAAATACGGCTTTCCAGGAAGGCCCTTGTCAAACATCACTAG
- the truB gene encoding tRNA pseudouridine synthase B — MADYEGILLCNKPYGISSHDVMTGLKRILKQTRVGHTGTLDPRATGLLVVCLGRATKIVQFLSDLDKTYEAEITLGISSPTFDSEGVTNESLARAVPNMTAEALKNILSEFLGISKQRAPIYSAVKVKGQRLYDMARRGLTVVPPEREIEIKRIELLDVSMPRISFQVTCSKGTYIRSLANDIGEKIGCGAYLSRLIRTQVGNSDLKDALNPNEIKYNIEAGTLKRHLKPIESVLNFPAIEVYKEFAPAIISGKAPELKDVANILGDFNVNEYISLMDHMGRIMAVGKAGVDSGSLRRQDQRNFFTYVRVLN, encoded by the coding sequence ATGGCTGATTACGAGGGCATTCTTCTCTGCAATAAGCCGTATGGTATATCCAGCCATGATGTCATGACCGGATTGAAAAGGATATTAAAACAGACCCGCGTCGGCCATACCGGCACGCTGGATCCCCGGGCCACCGGTCTGCTCGTGGTATGCCTGGGCAGGGCGACGAAAATAGTTCAGTTCCTATCCGATTTGGACAAAACTTATGAGGCCGAAATCACACTGGGAATCTCTTCGCCCACATTTGACAGCGAAGGGGTCACGAACGAGAGCCTTGCCAGAGCCGTACCAAATATGACGGCTGAGGCGCTGAAAAATATCCTTTCGGAATTTCTCGGCATTTCAAAGCAGAGGGCCCCGATTTATTCCGCAGTCAAAGTTAAGGGTCAAAGACTCTATGATATGGCTCGGCGCGGCTTGACGGTCGTACCCCCCGAACGGGAAATTGAAATCAAGAGAATTGAACTGCTTGACGTGAGCATGCCAAGGATTTCGTTCCAGGTCACATGTTCCAAGGGAACCTATATTCGTTCTCTGGCCAATGACATTGGAGAGAAAATCGGATGCGGGGCATATCTCAGTCGCTTGATCCGAACGCAAGTTGGGAATTCCGATTTAAAAGACGCCCTAAATCCGAATGAAATAAAGTACAATATTGAAGCCGGAACCTTGAAGCGCCATCTTAAACCGATTGAGAGTGTTCTCAATTTCCCTGCAATAGAAGTTTATAAAGAATTCGCTCCTGCCATAATTTCGGGGAAAGCGCCGGAATTAAAAGATGTGGCCAATATTCTGGGTGATTTTAACGTGAATGAATATATAAGTCTTATGGATCATATGGGGCGCATTATGGCGGTGGGGAAAGCCGGCGTTGATTCGGGCTCTCTCCGCCGACAGGATCAGCGGAATTTTTTCACGTATGTCAGGGTGCTGAATTGA
- a CDS encoding Riboflavin kinase/FMN adenylyltransferase, with amino-acid sequence MSLKIIRGMEHFIGSEENGVVTMGTFDGLHLGHQMILKRLIDSSLREKLHPLAITFEPHPRVLVTPDSPPPLLTTWDEKVALFSRYMSGHLLVLEFNRELMNLTAEDFIRKYLVDKIGLKRLIVGYDHAFGKNRSGTINDLMELSHKYSFALEIVDPILVDGKPISSSRIRRAFQEGKFAEGIAMLGHSYSVGGTVIRGIGLGKKLGYPTANLRIGPRKLLPPEGVYACRVEIDGNKYDGMMFIGTNHFNPGAGVSVEVNIFEFERDIYDREIIIYPERFLRENRKFSGPEALAAQIKLDKEQAMSIKK; translated from the coding sequence TTGAGTCTGAAAATAATTAGAGGCATGGAGCACTTCATCGGCTCCGAAGAAAACGGTGTCGTCACGATGGGCACTTTTGACGGCTTACATCTGGGCCATCAGATGATTCTGAAAAGACTGATAGATTCATCGCTGAGGGAAAAATTGCACCCTTTGGCCATCACTTTCGAACCCCACCCCAGGGTGTTGGTAACTCCCGATTCGCCGCCTCCGCTGTTGACTACTTGGGATGAAAAGGTCGCGTTGTTCTCACGATATATGAGCGGGCATCTTTTGGTTCTGGAATTCAACCGGGAATTAATGAATTTGACGGCCGAAGATTTTATCAGGAAATATCTGGTGGATAAAATCGGCCTGAAAAGACTGATTGTCGGCTATGACCATGCTTTCGGCAAAAACCGTTCGGGCACCATTAATGACCTGATGGAATTAAGCCACAAATACTCCTTCGCCCTGGAGATTGTCGATCCGATCCTGGTGGATGGCAAGCCGATTTCCTCGTCGCGGATAAGAAGGGCTTTTCAGGAGGGTAAATTTGCCGAAGGTATTGCCATGCTCGGGCACTCCTATTCTGTGGGTGGAACGGTCATTAGGGGGATCGGTCTGGGAAAAAAGCTGGGTTATCCGACCGCCAATCTGCGAATCGGGCCGCGCAAATTGCTTCCCCCGGAAGGAGTCTATGCCTGCCGTGTCGAAATTGATGGAAATAAATATGACGGGATGATGTTTATCGGGACCAATCATTTCAATCCCGGAGCGGGCGTTTCCGTAGAGGTGAATATTTTTGAATTTGAACGTGATATTTATGACCGGGAGATTATAATTTACCCGGAAAGATTTCTGCGGGAAAATCGCAAATTTAGCGGTCCCGAGGCCCTGGCGGCGCAGATTAAGTTGGATAAAGAACAAGCAATGAGTATTAAAAAATAA
- the rpsO gene encoding 30S ribosomal subunit protein S15 (Evidence 2a : Function from experimental evidences in other organisms; PubMedId : 10094780, 12244297, 12809609, 2432069, 2849753, 3005122, 6382163, 6394953, 776686; Product type s : structure), with translation MPVSKEKKAEIVGKYQLHNADTGSPEIQIAILTEDINALTEHLKMHSKDFHSRRGLLKKVGKRRRLLDYLMDRDVESYRQIIVQLNIRR, from the coding sequence ATGCCAGTAAGCAAAGAGAAAAAGGCGGAGATTGTCGGCAAATATCAGTTGCATAATGCCGATACCGGTTCCCCGGAAATTCAGATCGCCATTTTAACCGAGGACATTAATGCCCTTACGGAGCACTTGAAAATGCACTCGAAGGATTTTCACAGCCGCCGGGGTCTCTTAAAGAAGGTAGGTAAGCGGAGACGCCTGCTGGACTACCTTATGGATCGCGATGTCGAAAGTTATCGTCAGATCATCGTGCAATTGAATATCAGACGTTAG
- a CDS encoding Phosphoesterase RecJ-like protein, which translates to MKSNRKKSKVDSTIPNKIADLIRQSKSVLITSHEDPDGDSLGSQLAVRRFLRAYKLEGSIVNQGKIPFKYMFLPDIDLVNDAANFEKSAEFDLAVVLERPNIERNGKVSRLIGKATKIINIDHHPDNSGFGDLIWVDPKASSVGEMLFELFDTLGAAIDTEMATQIYTAILTDTGRFRFRSTSRRTMEIAGRLIELGANSREICDQVYYSYPPSTIKLIGHVLSRVNFYADGRICLLQLDRKALEESRAGLGDVDGLADYTLYGKDVKVGGLLKELDDNLTKVSLRSRDQIDVSRLAHKYGGGGHYNAAGFAVKLPIIEAEQKLLQDLEGMLNG; encoded by the coding sequence ATGAAATCGAACAGGAAAAAAAGCAAAGTGGACTCGACCATTCCTAATAAAATTGCCGATCTGATCAGACAATCCAAATCGGTTTTGATTACGTCCCATGAAGATCCCGATGGTGATTCCCTGGGGTCGCAACTGGCCGTGCGCCGGTTTTTGCGTGCCTATAAATTGGAAGGCAGTATTGTCAATCAGGGGAAAATCCCCTTTAAATATATGTTTCTTCCCGATATCGACCTTGTCAATGACGCCGCAAATTTCGAAAAGAGTGCGGAATTTGACCTCGCCGTAGTTTTAGAACGTCCCAATATCGAAAGAAACGGGAAGGTGAGCCGTTTGATTGGAAAAGCGACGAAAATAATAAATATAGATCATCATCCTGATAATTCAGGATTCGGCGATCTTATCTGGGTCGATCCCAAAGCATCGTCGGTGGGAGAAATGCTTTTTGAATTGTTCGACACGCTCGGCGCCGCTATTGATACCGAAATGGCGACGCAAATTTACACCGCCATCCTGACCGATACGGGGCGGTTCCGATTTCGTTCCACTTCGCGGCGAACCATGGAAATCGCGGGGCGGTTAATCGAATTAGGCGCCAATTCGCGGGAAATCTGCGATCAGGTATATTATTCTTATCCGCCGTCGACCATAAAATTGATCGGTCATGTTCTATCGCGCGTAAATTTTTACGCCGACGGCAGGATATGTCTTCTTCAATTGGATCGCAAGGCCCTGGAGGAAAGCCGGGCCGGATTGGGCGATGTCGATGGTCTGGCAGATTACACACTGTATGGTAAAGATGTCAAAGTCGGGGGTTTGTTGAAGGAGTTGGACGATAATTTGACGAAAGTATCATTGCGTTCTCGCGACCAAATTGACGTTTCGCGGCTGGCGCATAAGTACGGTGGCGGCGGACATTATAATGCGGCCGGGTTTGCCGTGAAGTTGCCTATCATTGAGGCGGAACAGAAATTGCTGCAGGATTTGGAGGGGATGCTGAATGGCTGA
- a CDS encoding conserved hypothetical protein (Evidence 4 : Unknown function but conserved in other organisms), whose translation MFVGTAVIDLNLPGVTSLKEKRRRLKSLLTRLQNRFNISAAEVDYNDDLRMAQIGVAVVSNDRAFGDSVIAKVMDMVRGEPEIILIDYRTEIL comes from the coding sequence TTGTTTGTTGGTACGGCTGTAATTGATCTAAATCTTCCCGGCGTCACTTCCCTAAAAGAAAAAAGGCGAAGATTAAAATCGCTTCTGACCCGCCTTCAGAATCGTTTCAATATATCGGCCGCCGAGGTGGATTATAATGACGATTTACGGATGGCTCAGATTGGTGTCGCCGTAGTCAGTAATGACAGGGCCTTTGGAGATAGTGTCATTGCCAAGGTGATGGATATGGTTCGAGGAGAACCGGAAATTATTTTGATAGATTATCGAACCGAGATTTTGTGA
- the rbfA gene encoding Ribosome-binding factor A: MKRFNRADRVKSQILRDIQTMLEQELAAKIKGMVTFTDVEISGDLRYATVYYSVLGQEEQKKQAAQYLGGIQKRVQSDLGSLLRLKHTPEIKFAFDPSIERGMRIEQLLNEIEQEKKQSGLDHS; the protein is encoded by the coding sequence ATGAAACGTTTTAATCGCGCCGACCGGGTAAAAAGCCAAATTTTGCGTGATATCCAGACCATGCTGGAACAGGAATTGGCGGCAAAGATCAAAGGTATGGTTACATTTACGGATGTTGAAATCAGCGGTGATTTGCGGTATGCCACCGTTTATTACTCGGTGCTGGGACAGGAAGAACAGAAGAAACAGGCGGCGCAGTATCTCGGCGGTATTCAGAAACGGGTGCAATCGGATCTGGGGAGTCTTTTGCGTCTCAAGCATACGCCGGAGATCAAATTCGCTTTTGACCCCTCGATTGAGCGGGGGATGAGAATCGAACAACTGCTGAATGAAATCGAACAGGAAAAAAAGCAAAGTGGACTCGACCATTCCTAA